The Candidatus Glassbacteria bacterium genome segment TCGCCGAACTTGAACTCGAGGTTGCAGCGCTCGGCAATTTCGAGTGTGCGCCGCAGGGCGTCCTCGTGGTCGGCGAATAACTCGTACATCTCAGCGGGGCTTTTGAGGTACAGCTCGTTGGTGCTGAACTTGAGCCGCTTGTCGTCCTCGATAGTCTTGCCGGTCTGGATACAGACCATGGCGTCCTGGGCCTCGGCGTGGTCGCGGCAGAGGTAGTGGGTGTCGTTGGTGGCCACCAGCGGGATATCCAGTTCGCGGGAGAGCTTGATCAGCTCGGGCATCTGCTTGCGCTCGATATCCAGGCCGTGGTCCATGATCTCCATGTAAAAATTGCCTTTGCCGAACACCTCGGTCAGCCGGCCGGCCATCTCGCGTGCGCGGTCCGGCTGGTCGCGGTAGATCGCATCGGCGATCAGTCCCTTGGGGCAACCCGAGAGCGCAATCAGGCCCTCGCGGAGGCTCTCCAGCAGTTCGAAATCGATCCGGGGCTTGTAGTAGAAACCCTCCAGGTATGCCGCACTGGTCAGCTTGATCAGGTTCTTGTAACCGGTCTCGTTTTCGGCCAGCAGAGTGATATGGTTGGCCACGCTGCCCCGGGAGGGCGGTTTGCGGTCGTGGCGGCTAGCCGGCGTGATATAGGCCTCGATGCCGATAATCGGCTTGATCCCGGCCTCGCGAGCGGTGGTGTAGAATTCGATTGCGCCGAACAGGTTGCCGTGGTCGGTGAGCGCCAGGGCCGGCATGCCGAACTGGAGAGCCTGATGGACCAGGTTTTTTGTCTTGGCCGCCCCGTCGAGCAGGCTGTAGTCCGAGTGGTTATGGAGGTGGACGAACGGCTTGTTCATCATTTACTCCGCGGCCTGCCCTGGGCCGGCGCCTTGTGGTCCGGGTGCAGCTGGAACGTATTCAGGATCTCATCCAGCTGGAAAAGATAGCGGTATTTGTTCCTGCGCAGATCCGGGCAGAACAGCAGGCCGTCGATATAATAGCGGCGTTTCTGCTCCGGGCTTTCGATGAGATGGGAGACATAAATCCCGCCGCTGATTTCCTCGCGGTTTTCCCAGACCCCGTAGACCCGCAGCCGCTCCAGCCCGTTAGCCACGACGGTCGAGGTGTCCACCCGCTCGACCAGGGTTGCCTGCGAGGGATAGATAAATTCAAGCAGCCGGCTGCGGTTGGCGGCCAGAGCCGGCTGGCTTTTTTCCAATTGGGCTGCGTTCTCTTCCCAGGTGATAAAAACACTGCGTACCGGCTTCATGTGGACAAACAGGAGTTCGTTCTCCGCCAGCGAATCCTGCCTGATCTGCGCGTAAACGTTGGGCAGTTCGATAGAAAATCCCTGCGCGACAGCCAGCGAATCGGCCAGCAGCGTGTCGCGGCCGCTGTGGTACATGCGGGACATCTCCTGGGCCTCCACCTGACGGATAAACGCGTTGAAAATCTTCTCGCCGTGGGCCACCACCAGCCGCGGGATATCCTCGTCGGCGGGAGCGGCCAGGCCGACCACCCGCTGGCCGTCGGCCCAGACGTCGATCTGGTTGAAAAAGAGGCCCTCGCCCTGCCGCAGCCTGGCCATCGTGCTGTCGGCCACCACGAAACTGATCAGCCGGGCGTTCTCCAGCGATTCGATCAGGATTATCTTGTCCCATTCCTTGTAGTGCCGGACTTTTTCCGCGCTCACCTGGGCGATCTCGAATATCCGCTCCCTGCGCACGGCGTGCAGCTGGCGTTCCACCTGTCTGCGCAGCGGCTGCTCGATCTGCTCCCACAGGTTGTCGTCGCAGATCACCAGGATTTCTTTCTGGCGGCCGAACGCCTGAGGCTTGTTCCAGTCCAGCTCACCACAGGCGGCCGGGAGCAGCAGAACTGACAACAGAACCGATAAAGCGGCTGTCAGGAAACCGTTGCCGGAGCCTTCCATGTCCCGCTCCTTCCCTCCGATTTCACGAATTCCGGCTATTCCAACGGATACGGGCAGCTAACCCGTTGGCAGGACTCTAACTAACCGAACTATAATAAGTTGCGCGGTTGCCTGCCTGCCGCTTTCAAGGTAACACCTGCCCGGAAAGCAGGCAAGGATGGATTGGCGGAAATTTTCTCCGGCCTTGCCCGCACCCGGAATGGCCGGTAAATTGTTTGCGGTGGCTTCGATCAGGTTTAGTAAAGATGGGGGATAAGTTGGCGAGTTTCGATGTGCGGATAAGTGCTGAAATCCTGGCGGGCGGCTGCCGTCTGGTTAAGCGGGGGCCGGAAAAAAGTACGCCGGAAATCGAGCTGGAGGCGGAGACCGACTGGCGCTCGGCGGTCGAGCAATTTTGCGTGCGGACCCTCGGCGATTTGCCACGTCATCAGGAGCTGGCGGAGGTGGAAACGGAGAAAGACGGCCTGTTTCCGGTCCTGAAGCTGAATGTCCGCTGCTACCTGGCGGAGATGATGCCTCCCCTGGATGATGGCTACCGCTGGGCGCGCCAGGATTCCACCGGCCCCGGCGGAGTCGCACAGCCAACAGGCGGCGCACTGGACCCGGCCGCAGAGGTGCGGCTCTTTACCGACGGCGGCAGCAGGGGCAACCCGGGCCCGGCCGGGACCGGCGTGCTGCTGGTCCAGGAACACAGCGGCTGGTCGGAGGATTTTTCCAGATTCATCGGCCGGGCGACCAACAACAAGGCCGAGTACGAGGCCCTGCTCGACGGCCTCCGATTGGCGCTCCAGCGCGGAGTGCGCAAGCTGGAGCACCGGACTGACAGCCAGTTGCTGGTCCGTCAGCTCGAGGGAGCGTACAAGGTGAAATCCCCGGAGCTGAGGATCCTGTTCGACCAGGCGAAAGCACTGATCTCATCGTTCGAGTCGTTCCGCACTGTCCATGTGCCGCGGGAGCAGAACAGGCGGGCCGACGAGCTGGCCAACCGGGCGATGGACGGGGCGGAGGCAAATGATCAGTGAGTCAACGGCAGCGGGAGGAAGAGGATG includes the following:
- a CDS encoding ribonuclease HI family protein is translated as MPPLDDGYRWARQDSTGPGGVAQPTGGALDPAAEVRLFTDGGSRGNPGPAGTGVLLVQEHSGWSEDFSRFIGRATNNKAEYEALLDGLRLALQRGVRKLEHRTDSQLLVRQLEGAYKVKSPELRILFDQAKALISSFESFRTVHVPREQNRRADELANRAMDGAEANDQ
- a CDS encoding DUF4837 family protein, with product MEGSGNGFLTAALSVLLSVLLLPAACGELDWNKPQAFGRQKEILVICDDNLWEQIEQPLRRQVERQLHAVRRERIFEIAQVSAEKVRHYKEWDKIILIESLENARLISFVVADSTMARLRQGEGLFFNQIDVWADGQRVVGLAAPADEDIPRLVVAHGEKIFNAFIRQVEAQEMSRMYHSGRDTLLADSLAVAQGFSIELPNVYAQIRQDSLAENELLFVHMKPVRSVFITWEENAAQLEKSQPALAANRSRLLEFIYPSQATLVERVDTSTVVANGLERLRVYGVWENREEISGGIYVSHLIESPEQKRRYYIDGLLFCPDLRRNKYRYLFQLDEILNTFQLHPDHKAPAQGRPRSK